A region of Anoplopoma fimbria isolate UVic2021 breed Golden Eagle Sablefish chromosome 24, Afim_UVic_2022, whole genome shotgun sequence DNA encodes the following proteins:
- the LOC129113466 gene encoding moesin-like isoform X1 produces the protein MPKTISVRVTTMDAELEFAIQPNTTGKQLFDQVVKTIGLREVWYFGLQYQDTKGFSTWLKLNKKVTAQDVRKESPLLFKFRAKFFPEDVTEELIQDATQRLFFLQVKEGILNDDIYCPPETAVLLASYAVQAKYADYNKEVHTPGYLSSEQLLPQRVLDQHKLNKDQWEERIQVWHEEHKSMMREESMMEYLKIAQDLEMYGVNYFNIKNKKGTELWLGVDALGLNIYEQNDKMTPKIGFPWSEIRNISFNDKKFVIKPIDKKAPDFVFYAPRLRINKRILALCMGNHELYMRRRKPDTIEVQQMKAQAREEKNHKKMERALLENEKRKREVAEKEKEKIEKEKEELMDRLKQIEEQTKKAQQELEEQTQRALELELERKSAQEEAGRLEADLKGAEDAKTALLQQSENQMKNQEHLATELADLTSKISLLEDAKKKKEEEAMQWQEKATTVQEDLEKTKEELKNKVMVAHVQEPVNAEHEADENDESSAEASAEFEAAVAYKDRSEEERMTEAEKNERLQKHLLALSSELANARDETKKTVNDMIHAENMKAGRDKYKTLRQIRSGNTKQRIDEFECM, from the exons ATTAGTGTAAGAGTCACTACAATGGATGCTGAACTGGAATTCGCCATTCAGCCAAATACAACAGGAAAGCAACTCTTTGACCAG GTTGTTAAGACCATTGGGCTGCGAGAAGTTTGGTACTTTGGACTCCAATACCAGGATACAAAGGGTTTCTCGACATGGCTCAAGCTCAATAAGAAG GTGACAGCCCAGGATGTGAGGAAGGAAAGCCCGCTGCTGTTTAAGTTCCGTGCCAAGTTCTTCCCTGAGGATGTGACAGAGGAGTTAATCCAGGACGCCACACAGCGGCTGTTCTTCCTGCAGGTGAAAGAAGGAATCTTAAATGATGACATCTATTGCCCTCCAGAGACAGCAGTCCTCCTGGCCTCCTACGCAGTGCAGGCCAAGTATGCTGACTACAACAAGGAAGTCCACACGCCAGGCTATCTGTCCAGCGAACAGCTGCTCCCTCAGAG AGTTCTGGACCAGCACAAACTCAACAAGGACCAGTGGGAGGAGAGGATCCAAGTGTGGCACGAGGAACACAAGAGCATGATGAG AGAGGAGTCCATGATGGAGTATCTGAAGATCGCTCAAGATCTGGAGATGTACGGAGTCAACTACTTCAACATCAAGAATAAGAAGGGAACAGAACTGTGGTTGGGCGTGGACGCTTTGGGGCTCAACATCTATGAACAGAATGACAA AATGACACCGAAAATTGGATTTCCTTGGAGTGAAATCAGGAACATTTCCTTTAATGACAAGAAGTTTGTCATTAAACCGATTGACAAGAAAGCACCT GACTTTGTATTCTATGCTCCAAGACTGCGCATCAACAAGCGAATCCTGGCTCTTTGCATGGGCAACCATGAGCTGTACATGCGCCGCCGCAAACCGGACACCATTGAAGTGCAGCAGATGAAGGCTCAGGCTCGGGAGGAGAAGAATCACAAGAAGATGGAGAG AGCTCTGCTGgagaatgaaaagaggaaaagagaagttgcagaaaaggaaaaggaaaagattgaaaaggaaaaggaagaatTAATGGATAGGTTAAAGCAGATCGAGGAGCAGACGAAAAAAGCCCAACAAG AGTTGGAGGAGCAAACGCAGAGGGCTCTGGAGTtggagctggagaggaagagCGCTCAGGAGGAGGCCGGACGTCTGGAGGCTGATCTGAAGGGCGCTGAGGACGCCAAGACGGCGCTGCTGCAGCAGTCGGAGAACCAGATGAAGAACCAAGAACACCTG GCGACAGAGTTGGCTGATCTGACTTCGAAGATTTCCCTCCTGGAGGatgccaagaagaagaaggaagaagaggcaATGCAGTGGCAAGAGAAG GCCACCACGGTGCAGGAGGACCTGGAGAAGACCAAAGAAGAGCTCAAAAACAAGGTGATGGTGGCTCACGTTCAGGAGCCCGTCAACGCAGAGCACGAGGCCGACGAGAACGACGAGAGCAGCGCCGAGGCCAGCGCCGAGTTCGAAGCTGCTGTCGCGTACAAGGACCGCAGTGAGGAGGAGCGCATGACCGAGGCTGAGAAGAACGAGCGTCTGCAGAAACATCTACTC GCTTTGAGCTCAGAGTTGGCCAACGCTCGGGACGAGACCAAGAAAACAGTGAACGACATGATCCACGCAGAGAACATGAAGGCAGGACGAGACAAGTACAAGACCCTCAGACAGATCCGGTCGGGGAACACCAAACAGCGCATTGACGAGTTCGAGTGCATGTGA
- the LOC129113466 gene encoding moesin-like isoform X2, which produces MLNWNSPFSQIQQESNSLTRVLDQHKLNKDQWEERIQVWHEEHKSMMREESMMEYLKIAQDLEMYGVNYFNIKNKKGTELWLGVDALGLNIYEQNDKMTPKIGFPWSEIRNISFNDKKFVIKPIDKKAPDFVFYAPRLRINKRILALCMGNHELYMRRRKPDTIEVQQMKAQAREEKNHKKMERALLENEKRKREVAEKEKEKIEKEKEELMDRLKQIEEQTKKAQQELEEQTQRALELELERKSAQEEAGRLEADLKGAEDAKTALLQQSENQMKNQEHLATELADLTSKISLLEDAKKKKEEEAMQWQEKATTVQEDLEKTKEELKNKVMVAHVQEPVNAEHEADENDESSAEASAEFEAAVAYKDRSEEERMTEAEKNERLQKHLLALSSELANARDETKKTVNDMIHAENMKAGRDKYKTLRQIRSGNTKQRIDEFECM; this is translated from the exons ATGCTGAACTGGAATTCGCCATTCAGCCAAATACAACAGGAAAGCAACTCTTTGACCAG AGTTCTGGACCAGCACAAACTCAACAAGGACCAGTGGGAGGAGAGGATCCAAGTGTGGCACGAGGAACACAAGAGCATGATGAG AGAGGAGTCCATGATGGAGTATCTGAAGATCGCTCAAGATCTGGAGATGTACGGAGTCAACTACTTCAACATCAAGAATAAGAAGGGAACAGAACTGTGGTTGGGCGTGGACGCTTTGGGGCTCAACATCTATGAACAGAATGACAA AATGACACCGAAAATTGGATTTCCTTGGAGTGAAATCAGGAACATTTCCTTTAATGACAAGAAGTTTGTCATTAAACCGATTGACAAGAAAGCACCT GACTTTGTATTCTATGCTCCAAGACTGCGCATCAACAAGCGAATCCTGGCTCTTTGCATGGGCAACCATGAGCTGTACATGCGCCGCCGCAAACCGGACACCATTGAAGTGCAGCAGATGAAGGCTCAGGCTCGGGAGGAGAAGAATCACAAGAAGATGGAGAG AGCTCTGCTGgagaatgaaaagaggaaaagagaagttgcagaaaaggaaaaggaaaagattgaaaaggaaaaggaagaatTAATGGATAGGTTAAAGCAGATCGAGGAGCAGACGAAAAAAGCCCAACAAG AGTTGGAGGAGCAAACGCAGAGGGCTCTGGAGTtggagctggagaggaagagCGCTCAGGAGGAGGCCGGACGTCTGGAGGCTGATCTGAAGGGCGCTGAGGACGCCAAGACGGCGCTGCTGCAGCAGTCGGAGAACCAGATGAAGAACCAAGAACACCTG GCGACAGAGTTGGCTGATCTGACTTCGAAGATTTCCCTCCTGGAGGatgccaagaagaagaaggaagaagaggcaATGCAGTGGCAAGAGAAG GCCACCACGGTGCAGGAGGACCTGGAGAAGACCAAAGAAGAGCTCAAAAACAAGGTGATGGTGGCTCACGTTCAGGAGCCCGTCAACGCAGAGCACGAGGCCGACGAGAACGACGAGAGCAGCGCCGAGGCCAGCGCCGAGTTCGAAGCTGCTGTCGCGTACAAGGACCGCAGTGAGGAGGAGCGCATGACCGAGGCTGAGAAGAACGAGCGTCTGCAGAAACATCTACTC GCTTTGAGCTCAGAGTTGGCCAACGCTCGGGACGAGACCAAGAAAACAGTGAACGACATGATCCACGCAGAGAACATGAAGGCAGGACGAGACAAGTACAAGACCCTCAGACAGATCCGGTCGGGGAACACCAAACAGCGCATTGACGAGTTCGAGTGCATGTGA
- the LOC129113928 gene encoding N-acetyllactosaminide beta-1,3-N-acetylglucosaminyltransferase 3-like, translating to MFRLSKKMSSRMRTTILLAALVIVIYFYKDVIDHSITRRQLDVSKDVNQTDPPPTNSSYVYSWPRCERNMSSTKIRNFTQLPEIIQNVFYYRHCRHFPMLLDVPDKCGGVNGSADVFLLLIIKSSPENYDRREILRKTWAGEKLHNGVWIRRLFIVGSRNAGFDKVRLDKGLELEQREYNDILQWDFNDTFYNLTVKQILFLEWKERHCPHARFLLNGDDDVFASTNNMVDYLQSLKDNTGNKHLFAGDLIENVGPIRKPDNKYFIPVELQQSDLYPPYCGGGGFLLSSYTASVIYNMSHSITLFPIDDVYFGLCMAEAGIGPISHKGMKTGGLIMPFRGIDRYDPCYYRDVLLVHRFLSAKLYYMWNQVNDPNLDCSLEI from the exons ATGTTCAG aCTTTCAAAGAAGATGTCTTCTAGAATGAGAACCACCATTCTGTTGGCAGCTCTTGTcattgtcatttatttctataaagATGTGATCGACCACAGTATCACCCGCCGCCAGTTAGATGTGAGTAAGGATGTCAATCAAACAGATCCACCCCCCACAAATTCCTCCTATGTATACTCCTGGCCAAGATGTGAACGAAACATGTCCAGTACCAAGATCAGAAACTTCACCCAACTCCCCGAGATTATACAAAACGTCTTCTACTATCGACACTGTCGACATTTTCCCATGCTACTGGATGTTCCTGACAAATGTGGAGGAGTTAATGGATCCGCAGACGTCTTCCTTCTACTGATCATTAAAAGTTCACCTGAGAACTACGACCGCCGAGAGATACTGCGCAAAACCTGGGCTGGAGAGAAGTTACACAATGGTGTGTGGATTCGAAGGCTCTTCATTGTAGGATCGAGGAATGCTGGTTTTGACAAAGTGAGACTGGACAAAGGCCTCGAGCTGGAGCAACGCGAGTACAATGACATCCTCCAATGGGACTTCAATGACACGTTCTACAACCTCACCGTGAAGCAGATACTCTTCCTGGAATGGAAGGAGAGACACTGTCCACATGCTCGCTTCCTGCTAAATGGTGATGATGACGTCTTTGCCAGCACAAACAACATGGTTGACTATCTCCAAAGCCTCAAGGACAATACTGGAAACAAGCACCTCTTTGCCGGTGACCTGATTGAGAATGTTGGGCCTATTAGAAAGCCGGACAATAAGTACTTTATTCCAGTTGAGCTCCAGCAGTCAGACCTATACCCCCCCTACTGCGGGGGTGGGGGCTTCCTCTTGTCTAGCTACACAGCTTCGGTTATATACAATATGTCCCATTCCATCACCCTTTTTCCTATTGATGATGTTTACTTTGGACTATGCATGGCCGAAGCAGGAATCGGTCCTATTTCTCATAAAGGGATGAAGACAGGAGGACTGATCATGCCTTTCAGAGGTATAGATAGATATGACCCCTGCTATTATAGAGATGTTCTGCTTGTTCACAGATTCCTTTCGGCTAAGTTGTATTACATGTGGAACCAAGTGAATGACCCAAATCTGGATTGCAGTttagaaatataa